A region of Nocardioides sp. JS614 DNA encodes the following proteins:
- a CDS encoding glycosyltransferase family 4 protein, whose translation MRLVYLTSQYPTGGGETFLSAELDSLQSAGFEVAVAPCRPGGSHSRRSGERSLLTAHMLSPRLLIASLCAVLRDPRIIVFAVLLLVSDIRNAHKNILVLPKGIVVGAECIRMRVHHIHAHWLSTPATVALLASYVSGVPFSVTAHRGDIVAKNLLTLKAHRASFIRFISNSGLDLFRSVTPASLQTRFVVVHMGVEVAEDFTHPRALSAADDFRIACPANLTAVKGHDYLFGAVAVLRRIGLPVRLDIVGTGERERELRRLCSSLDISDIVRFCGYQAHNDLLATLASGGYDAVVLPSVDLGNGLHEGIPVTLMEAMARGVPVISTATGGIPELLQGGYARMLVEPCNVQALADSIRVLFQSDDLRQELSTLGREIVKREFNAQLNGVELARWIYNTTASDLGPASI comes from the coding sequence ATGAGGCTGGTCTACCTGACGTCTCAGTATCCGACGGGCGGGGGTGAGACGTTCCTCAGTGCTGAGTTGGACAGCTTGCAGAGTGCAGGATTTGAAGTCGCTGTGGCACCGTGCCGACCGGGCGGTTCACATTCGCGACGGTCCGGTGAACGCAGTCTGCTAACGGCCCACATGCTTTCCCCGCGACTCCTCATCGCCTCCTTGTGCGCAGTACTGCGTGATCCCCGGATCATCGTATTTGCGGTGCTGCTCCTCGTCTCCGACATCCGCAACGCCCACAAGAACATCCTCGTACTTCCCAAAGGCATAGTAGTTGGAGCGGAGTGTATCCGTATGCGCGTGCATCACATTCATGCCCATTGGCTGTCCACGCCGGCTACGGTCGCGTTGCTGGCATCGTACGTTTCGGGTGTTCCATTCAGTGTGACTGCCCACAGAGGGGATATCGTCGCCAAGAATCTCTTGACACTCAAGGCGCATCGGGCTTCGTTCATTAGGTTTATCTCCAACAGCGGATTAGATCTCTTCCGCTCAGTTACGCCCGCGTCACTCCAGACCCGATTCGTGGTCGTACACATGGGGGTTGAGGTTGCCGAAGACTTCACTCATCCCCGCGCCTTGAGTGCAGCTGACGACTTCCGGATCGCTTGTCCGGCGAACCTGACGGCCGTTAAGGGACATGATTACTTGTTTGGAGCGGTTGCCGTCCTACGCCGGATCGGCCTCCCGGTGCGGCTCGACATCGTCGGCACAGGCGAACGTGAACGAGAACTTCGCAGGCTCTGCTCATCATTGGATATTTCTGACATTGTTCGATTCTGTGGATACCAAGCCCATAACGACCTCCTCGCGACCCTTGCGTCCGGCGGGTACGACGCGGTGGTGCTTCCAAGCGTCGACCTTGGAAACGGTCTGCATGAAGGCATTCCGGTAACATTGATGGAGGCCATGGCGCGGGGGGTTCCCGTGATATCCACCGCGACAGGTGGGATTCCCGAACTTCTGCAGGGCGGTTACGCGCGAATGCTGGTCGAGCCATGCAATGTGCAAGCGCTTGCCGATTCTATCCGAGTCTTATTCCAGTCGGACGACTTGCGTCAAGAGTTGTCAACACTTGGACGCGAGATCGTGAAGCGAGAATTCAACGCACAACTAAACGGCGTGGAGCTGGCGCGCTGGATTTATAACACGACAGCTTCTGATCTCGGCCCGGCTTCTATTTAA